A stretch of Equus caballus isolate H_3958 breed thoroughbred chromosome 11, TB-T2T, whole genome shotgun sequence DNA encodes these proteins:
- the LOC100072933 gene encoding C-type lectin domain family 10 member A-like isoform X1 encodes MWSDYGTSLVLGLPIGNTGEQQYLSLCGACCEEPRRQCVSSACSVLHRGGLIIFTLIVPFASSDSTFQRDLVTLNNSTSQTELQVKALISQGDSLQKTITPLKAGVGNLRQELQAARSMNDKVFSLEKKLEEEQQTLKADYAEIRLLVQQLAKDLTALTCQAAALKSNGSARACCPLNWLEHEGSCYWFSRSKKPWPEAEKQCQLQNAHLVVINSREEQDFVQEHTGSSFTWMGLSDPEGVWKWVDGTDYKTNFQNWSPGQPDDWDGHGLGGGEDCAHFHSNGQWNDIVCQAPLQWIRLELTSVANPSLFA; translated from the exons ATGTGGTCAGATTACGGAACCTCTCTAGTCCTTGGTTTGCCCATCGGCAATACTGGAGAACAACAGTATCTGTCCCTTTGTGGGGCTTGTTGTGAGGAACCAAGGAGACAGTGTGTGTCAAGTGCCTGCTCAGTGTTGCACAGAGGGGGCCTGATAATCTTCACCCTGATTGTCCCATTCGCCTCGTCAGATTCCACGTTTCAGAGGGACCTGGTGACCCTGAACAACTCCACATCACAAACTGAGCTTCAGGTCAAGGCCCTGATATCCCAGG GCGACAGTTTGCAAAAGACGATAACACCTCTGAAAGCAGGGGTGGGGAATCTCAGGCAGGAACTGCAAGCAG CCCGTAGCATGAACGACAAGGTGTTTTCCCTGGAgaagaagctggaggaggagcagcagaCACTCAAAGCAG ATTATGCTGAAATACGCCTCCTAGTCCAGCAGCTGGCCAAAGACCTGACAGCCCTGACTTGCCAGGCGGCTGCCCTCAAGAGCAATG GCTCTGCCAGGGCCTGCTGCCCCCTTAACTGGCTGGAGCATGAAGGCAGCTGCTACTGGTTCTCTCGCTCGAAGAAGCCCTGGCCCGAGGCTGAGAAGCAGTGCCAGCTGCAGAACGCCCACCTCGTGGTCATCAACTCCAGAGAGGAGCAG GATTTTGTCCAGGAACATACAGGCTCCTCATTCACCTGGATGGGGCTCAGTGATCCTGAAGGAGTCTGGAAATGGGTGGATGGGACAGACTACAAGACCAACTTCCA gaactGGAGTCCAGGCCAGCCAGATGACTGGGACGGACATGGGCTGGGCGGAGGCGAGGACTGTGCCCACTTCCACTCCAATGGCCAATGGAATGACATTGTCTGCCAGGCGCCCCTCCAGTGG attcggcttgagctaacatctgttgccaatccttctctttttgcttga
- the LOC100072933 gene encoding C-type lectin domain family 10 member A-like isoform X2 produces MPVNYENFQHSESENQSPGLRIGLPPLLPPFLQTLCSSSRLLLLSLGLSLMLLVGVCVIGFQNSTFQRDLVTLNNSTSQTELQVKALISQGDSLQKTITPLKAGVGNLRQELQAARSMNDKVFSLEKKLEEEQQTLKADYAEIRLLVQQLAKDLTALTCQAAALKSNGSARACCPLNWLEHEGSCYWFSRSKKPWPEAEKQCQLQNAHLVVINSREEQDFVQEHTGSSFTWMGLSDPEGVWKWVDGTDYKTNFQNWSPGQPDDWDGHGLGGGEDCAHFHSNGQWNDIVCQAPLQWIRLELTSVANPSLFA; encoded by the exons ATGCCAGTGAATTATGAAAACTTTCAGCACTCGGAGAGTGAGAACCAAAGCCCGGGGCTTAGAATTg GgctgcctcccctccttcctcccttcctgcagACACTCTGTTCCAGCTCCCGCCTCCTGCtgctctccctgggcctcagcctcATGCTGCTGGTCGGCGTCTGTGTGATCGGATTCCAAA ATTCCACGTTTCAGAGGGACCTGGTGACCCTGAACAACTCCACATCACAAACTGAGCTTCAGGTCAAGGCCCTGATATCCCAGG GCGACAGTTTGCAAAAGACGATAACACCTCTGAAAGCAGGGGTGGGGAATCTCAGGCAGGAACTGCAAGCAG CCCGTAGCATGAACGACAAGGTGTTTTCCCTGGAgaagaagctggaggaggagcagcagaCACTCAAAGCAG ATTATGCTGAAATACGCCTCCTAGTCCAGCAGCTGGCCAAAGACCTGACAGCCCTGACTTGCCAGGCGGCTGCCCTCAAGAGCAATG GCTCTGCCAGGGCCTGCTGCCCCCTTAACTGGCTGGAGCATGAAGGCAGCTGCTACTGGTTCTCTCGCTCGAAGAAGCCCTGGCCCGAGGCTGAGAAGCAGTGCCAGCTGCAGAACGCCCACCTCGTGGTCATCAACTCCAGAGAGGAGCAG GATTTTGTCCAGGAACATACAGGCTCCTCATTCACCTGGATGGGGCTCAGTGATCCTGAAGGAGTCTGGAAATGGGTGGATGGGACAGACTACAAGACCAACTTCCA gaactGGAGTCCAGGCCAGCCAGATGACTGGGACGGACATGGGCTGGGCGGAGGCGAGGACTGTGCCCACTTCCACTCCAATGGCCAATGGAATGACATTGTCTGCCAGGCGCCCCTCCAGTGG attcggcttgagctaacatctgttgccaatccttctctttttgcttga
- the LOC100072933 gene encoding C-type lectin domain family 10 member A-like isoform X5: MWSDYGTSLVLGLPIGNTGEQQYLSLCGACCEEPRRQCVSSACSVLHRGGLIIFTLIVPFASSDSTFQRDLVTLNNSTSQTELQVKALISQGDSLQKTITPLKAGVGNLRQELQAARSMNDKVFSLEKKLEEEQQTLKADYAEIRLLVQQLAKDLTALTCQAAALKSNGSARACCPLNWLEHEGSCYWFSRSKKPWPEAEKQCQLQNAHLVVINSREEQDFVQEHTGSSFTWMGLSDPEGVWKWVDGTDYKTNFQFGLS, encoded by the exons ATGTGGTCAGATTACGGAACCTCTCTAGTCCTTGGTTTGCCCATCGGCAATACTGGAGAACAACAGTATCTGTCCCTTTGTGGGGCTTGTTGTGAGGAACCAAGGAGACAGTGTGTGTCAAGTGCCTGCTCAGTGTTGCACAGAGGGGGCCTGATAATCTTCACCCTGATTGTCCCATTCGCCTCGTCAGATTCCACGTTTCAGAGGGACCTGGTGACCCTGAACAACTCCACATCACAAACTGAGCTTCAGGTCAAGGCCCTGATATCCCAGG GCGACAGTTTGCAAAAGACGATAACACCTCTGAAAGCAGGGGTGGGGAATCTCAGGCAGGAACTGCAAGCAG CCCGTAGCATGAACGACAAGGTGTTTTCCCTGGAgaagaagctggaggaggagcagcagaCACTCAAAGCAG ATTATGCTGAAATACGCCTCCTAGTCCAGCAGCTGGCCAAAGACCTGACAGCCCTGACTTGCCAGGCGGCTGCCCTCAAGAGCAATG GCTCTGCCAGGGCCTGCTGCCCCCTTAACTGGCTGGAGCATGAAGGCAGCTGCTACTGGTTCTCTCGCTCGAAGAAGCCCTGGCCCGAGGCTGAGAAGCAGTGCCAGCTGCAGAACGCCCACCTCGTGGTCATCAACTCCAGAGAGGAGCAG GATTTTGTCCAGGAACATACAGGCTCCTCATTCACCTGGATGGGGCTCAGTGATCCTGAAGGAGTCTGGAAATGGGTGGATGGGACAGACTACAAGACCAACTTCCA attcggcttgagctaa
- the LOC100072933 gene encoding C-type lectin domain family 10 member A-like isoform X4, which yields MPVNYENFQHSESENQSPGLRIGLPPLLPPFLQTLCSSSRLLLLSLGLSLMLLVGVCVIGFQNSTFQRDLVTLNNSTSQTELQVKALISQGDSLQKTITPLKAGVGNLRQELQAARSMNDKVFSLEKKLEEEQQTLKADYAEIRLLVQQLAKDLTALTCQAAALKSNGSARACCPLNWLEHEGSCYWFSRSKKPWPEAEKQCQLQNAHLVVINSREEQDFVQEHTGSSFTWMGLSDPEGVWKWVDGTDYKTNFQNWSPGQPDDWDGHGLGGGEDCAHFHSNGQWNDIVCQAPLQWVCETKMDRAS from the exons ATGCCAGTGAATTATGAAAACTTTCAGCACTCGGAGAGTGAGAACCAAAGCCCGGGGCTTAGAATTg GgctgcctcccctccttcctcccttcctgcagACACTCTGTTCCAGCTCCCGCCTCCTGCtgctctccctgggcctcagcctcATGCTGCTGGTCGGCGTCTGTGTGATCGGATTCCAAA ATTCCACGTTTCAGAGGGACCTGGTGACCCTGAACAACTCCACATCACAAACTGAGCTTCAGGTCAAGGCCCTGATATCCCAGG GCGACAGTTTGCAAAAGACGATAACACCTCTGAAAGCAGGGGTGGGGAATCTCAGGCAGGAACTGCAAGCAG CCCGTAGCATGAACGACAAGGTGTTTTCCCTGGAgaagaagctggaggaggagcagcagaCACTCAAAGCAG ATTATGCTGAAATACGCCTCCTAGTCCAGCAGCTGGCCAAAGACCTGACAGCCCTGACTTGCCAGGCGGCTGCCCTCAAGAGCAATG GCTCTGCCAGGGCCTGCTGCCCCCTTAACTGGCTGGAGCATGAAGGCAGCTGCTACTGGTTCTCTCGCTCGAAGAAGCCCTGGCCCGAGGCTGAGAAGCAGTGCCAGCTGCAGAACGCCCACCTCGTGGTCATCAACTCCAGAGAGGAGCAG GATTTTGTCCAGGAACATACAGGCTCCTCATTCACCTGGATGGGGCTCAGTGATCCTGAAGGAGTCTGGAAATGGGTGGATGGGACAGACTACAAGACCAACTTCCA gaactGGAGTCCAGGCCAGCCAGATGACTGGGACGGACATGGGCTGGGCGGAGGCGAGGACTGTGCCCACTTCCACTCCAATGGCCAATGGAATGACATTGTCTGCCAGGCGCCCCTCCAGTGGGTCTGTGAGACCAAGATGGACAGGGCCAGCTAG
- the LOC100072933 gene encoding C-type lectin domain family 10 member A-like isoform X3, whose amino-acid sequence MWSDYGTSLVLGLPIGNTGEQQYLSLCGACCEEPRRQCVSSACSVLHRGGLIIFTLIVPFASSDSTFQRDLVTLNNSTSQTELQVKALISQGDSLQKTITPLKAGVGNLRQELQAARSMNDKVFSLEKKLEEEQQTLKADYAEIRLLVQQLAKDLTALTCQAAALKSNGSARACCPLNWLEHEGSCYWFSRSKKPWPEAEKQCQLQNAHLVVINSREEQDFVQEHTGSSFTWMGLSDPEGVWKWVDGTDYKTNFQNWSPGQPDDWDGHGLGGGEDCAHFHSNGQWNDIVCQAPLQWVCETKMDRAS is encoded by the exons ATGTGGTCAGATTACGGAACCTCTCTAGTCCTTGGTTTGCCCATCGGCAATACTGGAGAACAACAGTATCTGTCCCTTTGTGGGGCTTGTTGTGAGGAACCAAGGAGACAGTGTGTGTCAAGTGCCTGCTCAGTGTTGCACAGAGGGGGCCTGATAATCTTCACCCTGATTGTCCCATTCGCCTCGTCAGATTCCACGTTTCAGAGGGACCTGGTGACCCTGAACAACTCCACATCACAAACTGAGCTTCAGGTCAAGGCCCTGATATCCCAGG GCGACAGTTTGCAAAAGACGATAACACCTCTGAAAGCAGGGGTGGGGAATCTCAGGCAGGAACTGCAAGCAG CCCGTAGCATGAACGACAAGGTGTTTTCCCTGGAgaagaagctggaggaggagcagcagaCACTCAAAGCAG ATTATGCTGAAATACGCCTCCTAGTCCAGCAGCTGGCCAAAGACCTGACAGCCCTGACTTGCCAGGCGGCTGCCCTCAAGAGCAATG GCTCTGCCAGGGCCTGCTGCCCCCTTAACTGGCTGGAGCATGAAGGCAGCTGCTACTGGTTCTCTCGCTCGAAGAAGCCCTGGCCCGAGGCTGAGAAGCAGTGCCAGCTGCAGAACGCCCACCTCGTGGTCATCAACTCCAGAGAGGAGCAG GATTTTGTCCAGGAACATACAGGCTCCTCATTCACCTGGATGGGGCTCAGTGATCCTGAAGGAGTCTGGAAATGGGTGGATGGGACAGACTACAAGACCAACTTCCA gaactGGAGTCCAGGCCAGCCAGATGACTGGGACGGACATGGGCTGGGCGGAGGCGAGGACTGTGCCCACTTCCACTCCAATGGCCAATGGAATGACATTGTCTGCCAGGCGCCCCTCCAGTGGGTCTGTGAGACCAAGATGGACAGGGCCAGCTAG
- the LOC100072933 gene encoding C-type lectin domain family 10 member A-like isoform X6 has translation MWSDYGTSLVLGLPIGNTGEQQYLSLCGACCEEPRRQCVSSACSVLHRGGLIIFTLIVPFASSDSTFQRDLVTLNNSTSQTELQVKALISQGDSLQKTITPLKAGVGNLRQELQAARSMNDKVFSLEKKLEEEQQTLKADYAEIRLLVQQLAKDLTALTCQAAALKSNGSARACCPLNWLEHEGSCYWFSRSKKPWPEAEKQCQLQNAHLVVINSREEQDFVQEHTGSSFTWMGLSDPEGVWKWVDGTDYKTNFQVQ, from the exons ATGTGGTCAGATTACGGAACCTCTCTAGTCCTTGGTTTGCCCATCGGCAATACTGGAGAACAACAGTATCTGTCCCTTTGTGGGGCTTGTTGTGAGGAACCAAGGAGACAGTGTGTGTCAAGTGCCTGCTCAGTGTTGCACAGAGGGGGCCTGATAATCTTCACCCTGATTGTCCCATTCGCCTCGTCAGATTCCACGTTTCAGAGGGACCTGGTGACCCTGAACAACTCCACATCACAAACTGAGCTTCAGGTCAAGGCCCTGATATCCCAGG GCGACAGTTTGCAAAAGACGATAACACCTCTGAAAGCAGGGGTGGGGAATCTCAGGCAGGAACTGCAAGCAG CCCGTAGCATGAACGACAAGGTGTTTTCCCTGGAgaagaagctggaggaggagcagcagaCACTCAAAGCAG ATTATGCTGAAATACGCCTCCTAGTCCAGCAGCTGGCCAAAGACCTGACAGCCCTGACTTGCCAGGCGGCTGCCCTCAAGAGCAATG GCTCTGCCAGGGCCTGCTGCCCCCTTAACTGGCTGGAGCATGAAGGCAGCTGCTACTGGTTCTCTCGCTCGAAGAAGCCCTGGCCCGAGGCTGAGAAGCAGTGCCAGCTGCAGAACGCCCACCTCGTGGTCATCAACTCCAGAGAGGAGCAG GATTTTGTCCAGGAACATACAGGCTCCTCATTCACCTGGATGGGGCTCAGTGATCCTGAAGGAGTCTGGAAATGGGTGGATGGGACAGACTACAAGACCAACTTCCA